The Candidatus Manganitrophus noduliformans genome includes a window with the following:
- a CDS encoding cation:proton antiporter has translation MQLDLQMNLLTSIAVSIIFATLAALVAREFRQPLILGYIFGGILLGREMGFGIISDEASIDLISEIGLILLLFMIGLEINLSKLLDAGRRVALTGTAQFFGAVFLGFLFLWLFPLVSNENPFNPFYLALGLASSSTMIVVKLLHDKYELDSFAGRITLAILIVQDIWSIVFLAIQPNLLQPSFIPVLSSFLTGAGLLSLAFLISKFLLPRLFHSVAKAPELMLITSISWCFLVSGTANAIGLSKEMGALVAGLSIAAFPYSLDVVAKITGIRDFFITLFFVSLGLKAPAVTLPLLGIVLAATSFVVISRFITVLPLFHSNVGLRASLITALNLSQVSEFSLVIVSLGLAYGHIGQEVVSIVTLSLIVGSILSTYLILYSEQIVSSIIRWTRGRETRTEAPADATPPGIQKEIVLLGFFKEASSFLFKINHEMPSLKERIFVIDFNPQTLEILKKNGVACVYGDIAHPETLRHAGIGGAKVVLSTIPDTFLKGTTNSRLLKQIRTLSPQSAVIVTSETLREARRFYEEGADYVFLPRLLYARHLFEIVQTQLLEGLDTLRDRQIADISDRPADAFTKNQPQDL, from the coding sequence ATGCAATTAGACCTCCAGATGAATCTCCTGACCAGCATCGCCGTCAGCATCATTTTTGCCACGCTCGCGGCCTTGGTCGCGCGGGAATTTCGGCAGCCGTTGATCCTCGGCTATATCTTCGGCGGAATCCTCCTCGGCCGGGAAATGGGGTTCGGGATCATCTCCGACGAGGCGAGCATCGATCTTATTTCCGAGATCGGCCTGATCCTTCTTCTCTTCATGATCGGTCTGGAGATCAATCTTTCCAAACTGCTCGACGCGGGGAGGCGGGTCGCCCTGACCGGCACGGCCCAATTCTTCGGAGCGGTCTTTCTCGGTTTCCTCTTTCTTTGGCTTTTTCCGCTCGTCTCCAATGAAAACCCGTTCAATCCGTTTTACCTGGCCCTCGGCCTCGCGTCGAGTTCGACGATGATCGTCGTGAAGCTCCTCCACGACAAATACGAGCTCGACAGCTTCGCCGGCCGGATCACGCTCGCCATCCTCATCGTGCAAGACATCTGGTCGATCGTCTTTCTGGCGATCCAGCCGAATCTGCTCCAACCGAGCTTCATTCCGGTCCTCTCCTCGTTCCTGACGGGAGCGGGACTCCTCTCGCTGGCTTTCCTCATCAGCAAATTTCTCCTACCCCGGCTTTTTCACTCGGTCGCCAAAGCGCCCGAGTTGATGCTGATTACCTCCATCTCGTGGTGTTTTCTGGTATCCGGCACGGCCAATGCGATCGGGCTTTCAAAGGAGATGGGGGCGCTGGTCGCGGGTCTCTCGATTGCGGCCTTCCCCTATAGTCTGGATGTGGTCGCCAAAATCACCGGCATCCGGGATTTCTTCATCACCCTCTTTTTCGTCTCGCTCGGCCTGAAGGCGCCGGCCGTGACCCTTCCGCTGCTGGGTATCGTCTTGGCGGCCACCAGCTTCGTGGTGATCAGCCGGTTCATCACGGTCCTTCCCCTTTTCCATTCCAATGTCGGTCTGCGAGCCAGTTTGATCACGGCGCTCAATCTCTCCCAGGTCAGCGAATTTTCACTCGTGATCGTCTCGCTCGGCTTGGCGTACGGCCATATCGGGCAAGAGGTCGTCTCCATCGTCACCCTCTCCCTGATCGTCGGATCGATCCTTTCCACTTATCTTATCCTCTACAGCGAGCAAATCGTCTCGTCGATCATCCGATGGACCAGAGGGCGGGAGACGCGAACGGAGGCGCCGGCCGACGCAACACCGCCGGGCATCCAGAAGGAAATCGTTCTCCTCGGTTTTTTCAAGGAGGCAAGTTCGTTTCTTTTTAAGATCAATCATGAGATGCCCTCCTTGAAAGAGCGGATCTTCGTGATTGACTTTAATCCACAGACGTTGGAGATCCTAAAAAAAAACGGGGTCGCCTGCGTCTATGGAGACATCGCACATCCGGAGACCCTGCGGCATGCCGGGATCGGCGGGGCAAAGGTGGTCCTCTCGACCATCCCCGACACCTTCTTGAAAGGAACCACCAATTCCCGTTTGTTGAAGCAGATCCGGACACTCTCCCCGCAAAGTGCCGTGATCGTCACTTCCGAGACCCTTCGCGAGGCAAGGCGCTTTTATGAGGAAGGAGCCGATTATGTCTTCCTTCCTCGGCTCCTCTACGCCAGACATCTTTTCGAAATTGTTCAAACACAGCTACTCGAGGGCCTCGACACCCTCCGTGATCGGCAGATCGCCGATATTTCAGATCGGCCGGCCGACGCCTTTACCAAGAACCAGCCTCAAGATCTTTGA
- a CDS encoding aminotransferase class III-fold pyridoxal phosphate-dependent enzyme produces the protein MTSLRRRFRRYVCQTSPHPIGLEIDRASGSYLYTTDGKAYLDFISGIGVANIGHTNRAVVKAVKTQAERYLHVMVYGEYIQSPQVELATRLAQCLPKNLSQVYFTNSGTEANEGALKLAKKWTGRKRLISFEGSFHGDTHGACSVTGREIYRKPFEPLLPGVAFLPFNDLDALKQIDDSVAAVITEPIQGEGGMRIPDDRFLPALRARCTEAGALLIFDEVQTGFGRTGKLFAMEHSETVPDILTVAKSMGGGMPLGAFISSPAIMKSLSVDPPLSHVTTFGGHPVCCAAGLASLNFIVENDLPGRAKMMGEKLQAALRKLGRECDAIRAVRGKGLMIGLELASPEQTARFVQRCLKAGLILGWTLHTNTVVRIAPPLTLSEKDLREGLRIIEKALKK, from the coding sequence GTGACCTCCCTCCGCCGCCGCTTTCGACGATACGTCTGTCAAACCTCCCCCCACCCGATCGGACTGGAAATCGACCGCGCCTCCGGCTCTTATCTTTATACGACCGACGGCAAGGCCTATCTCGACTTCATCTCCGGGATCGGCGTCGCCAACATCGGCCACACCAACCGGGCGGTGGTCAAAGCAGTTAAAACACAGGCCGAAAGATACCTCCACGTCATGGTCTACGGGGAATACATCCAATCGCCGCAGGTGGAGCTGGCGACCCGATTGGCGCAATGTCTGCCGAAAAACCTCTCCCAAGTCTACTTCACCAACAGCGGGACCGAAGCAAACGAAGGGGCGTTGAAGCTTGCGAAAAAATGGACCGGCCGAAAGCGGCTGATCAGCTTTGAGGGAAGTTTCCACGGCGACACGCACGGCGCCTGCTCCGTCACCGGCCGGGAGATTTACCGAAAACCGTTCGAGCCGCTCCTGCCCGGCGTCGCCTTCCTCCCCTTTAATGATCTCGACGCGCTCAAACAGATCGACGATTCGGTCGCCGCCGTGATCACCGAGCCGATTCAAGGAGAAGGGGGGATGCGGATTCCCGACGATCGCTTCCTCCCCGCGCTCCGGGCCCGCTGCACCGAGGCCGGCGCGCTGCTGATCTTCGATGAGGTCCAGACCGGCTTCGGCCGGACCGGGAAACTCTTTGCGATGGAACACTCGGAAACGGTTCCCGATATTCTCACCGTCGCGAAATCGATGGGGGGGGGCATGCCGCTCGGCGCTTTTATCTCCAGCCCCGCGATCATGAAGAGCCTCTCGGTCGACCCGCCCCTCTCGCATGTGACTACCTTCGGCGGCCACCCGGTCTGTTGCGCCGCGGGGCTGGCGAGCTTGAACTTCATCGTTGAAAACGATCTTCCCGGACGAGCGAAAATGATGGGGGAGAAACTCCAGGCCGCCCTTCGGAAACTCGGCCGGGAATGCGATGCCATCCGGGCCGTCCGCGGCAAGGGCCTGATGATCGGCCTGGAGCTCGCCAGCCCGGAGCAAACGGCCCGGTTCGTCCAACGCTGCCTCAAGGCCGGATTGATCCTCGGCTGGACCCTCCACACGAATACCGTCGTCCGAATCGCCCCTCCGCTGACCCTCTCGGAGAAAGACCTGCGGGAAGGGCTTCGGATCATCGAAAAGGCCCTCAAAAAATAA
- a CDS encoding acyl-CoA reductase yields MKGYYLPERSVAEEQNEAHGIPLAMPLVSESDLVEISDFLIDSQKKLAAESIFKIVDWIDAAARCWADPADSIRQEAESILPILTGDSREMVRFTLDDLFKHLTRPVLLQLLEAEVGDPTLLDQFRPKPKGVGFTRAFGPRLTAHILPGNLAGTAVYSLVCGLLAKSANLAKVSREEFLLPVLFARSLRKIRPDLAQSLAVLTWENSAIDLTRAVFQKAELAIIYGGDETIETLRKEIPPSTRTIFHGHRLSLGVIARESIDKDRAEQAATDIALFDQRGCLSPHLYYVEEGGAVSPVEFAQWLAQSLYVASYQLPKGVTSSAEAAQIQQLRGAIPLKGGKVFPSPSGVDWTVLYDPDPHFSVSPLARTIWIKPVRDLSEIAGHLESIRPYLQGVGLAIPQERQTEVVLSLARMGVNRICAIGKMQKPPLTWHHDGRFRLLDLLRFVDWENT; encoded by the coding sequence ATGAAAGGATATTATCTTCCCGAACGCTCCGTCGCCGAGGAACAGAACGAAGCGCACGGCATCCCGCTGGCGATGCCGCTCGTTTCGGAATCGGACTTAGTCGAGATCTCAGACTTCCTGATCGATTCCCAAAAAAAACTGGCGGCGGAATCGATCTTCAAGATCGTCGACTGGATCGATGCCGCCGCCCGTTGCTGGGCCGATCCGGCCGATTCGATCCGACAGGAAGCCGAATCGATTCTTCCGATCCTCACCGGCGATTCGCGCGAAATGGTTCGATTCACCCTCGACGATCTCTTCAAACACCTGACCCGCCCGGTCCTCCTCCAACTGTTGGAGGCGGAGGTCGGCGACCCGACCCTGCTCGATCAGTTTCGTCCGAAACCGAAGGGGGTCGGATTTACCCGGGCATTCGGCCCGCGCCTCACCGCTCATATCCTTCCGGGGAATCTGGCCGGCACCGCGGTCTACAGCTTGGTTTGCGGTCTGCTGGCAAAATCGGCCAATTTGGCGAAGGTGAGCCGGGAGGAATTTCTCTTGCCGGTCCTCTTCGCCCGGTCGTTGAGAAAAATCCGTCCCGATCTGGCGCAGAGTCTGGCGGTGCTGACCTGGGAGAACAGCGCGATCGATCTGACCCGGGCGGTCTTTCAAAAGGCCGAACTGGCGATTATCTACGGCGGCGACGAAACGATCGAAACCCTCCGGAAGGAAATCCCCCCGTCGACGCGGACAATTTTCCACGGCCATCGGTTGAGTCTGGGGGTGATCGCGCGGGAGTCGATCGACAAAGATCGCGCAGAGCAGGCGGCGACCGATATTGCCCTCTTCGATCAACGCGGCTGCCTCTCGCCGCATCTCTATTATGTGGAAGAGGGGGGCGCCGTCTCGCCGGTCGAATTCGCCCAATGGCTCGCCCAATCACTCTATGTCGCCTCTTATCAGCTTCCGAAAGGAGTCACCTCATCCGCGGAAGCCGCGCAAATCCAGCAACTCCGGGGGGCGATTCCGCTCAAGGGGGGGAAAGTTTTTCCGAGCCCCTCCGGCGTAGATTGGACCGTGCTCTACGATCCCGATCCCCACTTTTCCGTCTCACCCCTGGCGCGGACCATTTGGATTAAGCCGGTAAGAGATCTCTCGGAAATCGCAGGCCATCTCGAATCGATCCGGCCCTATCTTCAGGGGGTCGGCCTTGCCATCCCGCAGGAGCGTCAGACGGAGGTGGTCCTCTCTCTGGCGAGAATGGGGGTCAATCGCATCTGCGCGATCGGAAAAATGCAGAAGCCGCCGCTTACCTGGCACCACGACGGCCGCTTCCGGCTGCTCGATCTCCTCCGTTTCGTCGACTGGGAGAATACGTGA
- a CDS encoding long-chain fatty acid--CoA ligase, with protein MRDKIVALIRARKEAVPEKDFNEIALLLFRYQFDRNPRYRQFCLSMDKDPAAVQFWEEIPPLPVMAFKLTEISCRPMEKAARVFRSSGTTGREKSRHALFDLDLAREAILAHFGPHLVPEGKRIRMAILTPSPEEAPDASFSHMMGVVRDAFGADESRYYIEKSRLDTERLAADLSNLREPVALLGTSFSFVHFLDFLQARAAPLSLPEGSRLMDTGGFKGKSREIPREELYRLYEKYLGLPPENCVNEYGMAELTSQFYDAVAGRKNPRVYLAPPQVRSRLLDPETLQPVRKGGAGLLAHYDLANIDSVMAILTEDLGREAEGGFVLLGRVSGAAPKGCSITLDELLQVEARKK; from the coding sequence ATGAGAGATAAAATCGTAGCGCTGATTCGCGCGAGAAAAGAGGCGGTGCCGGAGAAGGACTTTAATGAGATCGCGTTGCTTCTCTTCCGTTATCAATTCGACCGCAATCCCCGTTACCGTCAGTTCTGCCTTTCCATGGATAAAGACCCCGCCGCTGTCCAATTTTGGGAAGAGATCCCCCCCCTCCCGGTCATGGCCTTTAAGCTTACGGAAATCTCGTGCCGCCCCATGGAAAAAGCGGCCCGGGTGTTTCGATCGAGCGGAACGACCGGAAGGGAAAAAAGCCGGCATGCTCTTTTCGACCTCGACCTCGCCAGGGAAGCGATCCTCGCCCACTTCGGACCGCACCTGGTCCCGGAGGGGAAGCGGATTCGGATGGCGATCCTGACCCCTTCTCCCGAAGAGGCCCCCGACGCTTCTTTTTCCCACATGATGGGAGTCGTTCGCGACGCCTTCGGAGCCGACGAAAGCCGCTACTATATTGAAAAAAGCCGGCTCGATACGGAGCGGCTGGCGGCCGATCTCTCCAACCTGCGGGAACCGGTCGCCCTCTTGGGGACCTCGTTTTCATTCGTTCATTTTCTCGATTTCCTGCAGGCGCGAGCCGCGCCGCTCTCCCTTCCGGAGGGAAGCCGGTTGATGGACACCGGCGGGTTTAAGGGAAAATCGAGAGAGATCCCACGCGAGGAGCTCTATCGGCTTTATGAAAAGTATCTCGGTCTTCCTCCGGAGAATTGCGTCAACGAATACGGCATGGCCGAGCTGACCTCGCAGTTCTATGACGCCGTCGCCGGCCGGAAAAACCCGCGCGTCTATCTCGCTCCGCCACAGGTCCGCAGCCGGCTTCTTGATCCGGAGACGCTGCAGCCGGTTCGAAAAGGAGGGGCGGGGCTGCTCGCCCATTATGATCTGGCGAACATCGATTCGGTGATGGCGATTCTCACCGAAGATCTCGGGCGAGAGGCGGAGGGGGGATTTGTCCTCCTCGGCCGGGTCTCCGGTGCAGCGCCCAAAGGATGTTCGATCACCCTCGATGAGCTGCTTCAAGTGGAGGCAAGGAAGAAATGA
- a CDS encoding fibronectin type III domain-containing protein: protein MMKFLVVLIILVGPAPLLFAEEALLTWDPSPDANVVGYKLYYGTGSGQYADSIDVGNATSYTLSVTTPGTHYFAVTAYKLGPHESGFSNEVSKEMSGAASASPSGEGGGGGGCALRLPLHGERSPLDAAEMLALIAAVLFRTVKRIFRPIPPSRIQP from the coding sequence ATGATGAAATTTTTAGTCGTGCTCATCATCTTGGTCGGCCCGGCTCCGCTCCTCTTTGCGGAGGAGGCCCTCCTTACATGGGACCCGAGCCCGGATGCCAATGTTGTCGGCTACAAGCTCTATTATGGAACGGGCTCCGGTCAATACGCCGACTCAATCGACGTCGGGAACGCGACCAGCTATACCCTCTCGGTGACCACACCGGGCACCCACTACTTCGCCGTCACCGCCTACAAACTCGGCCCTCATGAAAGCGGTTTCTCCAACGAGGTCTCCAAAGAAATGAGCGGCGCCGCATCCGCCTCACCCAGTGGAGAGGGTGGCGGCGGCGGAGGATGCGCCCTTCGCCTTCCATTGCACGGGGAAAGAAGTCCCCTGGATGCCGCCGAGATGCTGGCACTGATCGCGGCGGTCCTTTTCCGGACGGTAAAGAGGATCTTCCGTCCTATCCCTCCCTCTCGGATTCAGCCATAG